Below is a window of Humulus lupulus chromosome 2, drHumLupu1.1, whole genome shotgun sequence DNA.
ACTTAAGGCAACAATTGAGTTATTTGCTTCATCGCTACTTTTAGAGtcctgatcactccaagtagctgccattacttttttattcttcttcagtgtattggcacattcagattgGATATGACCAAATCCTTCGCATTCCCTACATTGCACACCTCTTTTATTGCTATTATCAAAATGTTTAGAGAAGTGGTtacctttggaagatttgaaTGTAGGTTTCTTGTTTCCAAATTTTTTAATGtacttttgaatttttttggTCAACAAGGCCATCTCATCTTTTCCATCATTTTCATCTGAGTCTTTCTTCTTTGATGATTTGAGAGCAACTGATTTTTCTTTGTGAGCATTCGGTTTTTCCTTTTGATAGATTTTTTGATTTAATTCAAAAGTTCGTAGTGAACCCATCAACCCCTCTACTTTCATTGTCTCAAGATTTTTTGCCTCCTTAATAGCCATGAGCTTAGTTTGAAACTTGTCAAGAAGAACTCGaacaatttttcgaactaacacactattttctaaattttaacctaaggaaaaatattcattagcaatatcAAATAATCTTTCATAGAATTCGGTGAGCAACCCAGTTTCagtcattctaagattttcaaatTTTGTAGTTAACATTACAAGCCTAGAGCGCTTAACATCagtagttccttcaaattgagtttgaagaattttccAAGCCTCTTTGGCGAACTCACATGAAGAAATTCTTTTTATATatccttcaccaacaccattaaagatAACATGCAAGGCTTTGTTATTATAACTAGACAATTTGTCTTTAGTATCAGTCCAATTGATTTCAGATTTTACCTTTATGAGAACATCAGATTCAGTAGGTGGTGTCCAACCTGTTAAGATTGATCTCCATGCATTTTCATCCAATGATTTGATGAACGctttcattctaactttccaataaggatagttagagtcattcaacaagGGAGGGCGTATTATTGAaccaccttctgcaaagaaagacatttcacaaggcacTAAACAAAcggaaaaaaaatacaagattgtactaagagtttagtgactcgctctgataccaattgaaattctatattttaatattaccaagtgatttaaaataaacaacttaattaaatgcaTAATACTAATTAAGTTGTTTAGACAGATTCTAGTTTTGTTAACGCTACTATGCAAATGTTTAAACAGAAACAGAACAAACAGGTAAAAAATTCAACACACGataatttttacatggttcagaaatcctttcagataacctacatccacggggcCAAGCCCagaaaataaaccaattagtaaagaaataatgtgtacaaaagcattgacttaaacaatgtaagactccttcttaaactattgtcgcaatcttgttgtactcttctctacgaatctggttttgatgaaatgctgattctcttgaaatcccttcaaagaatagcaagtgctcacttcctcccgaagtgagacttagacaGAATCATCTTctgaagatccttatgaacactttcacaatagacactaccaATTTACAAgagactagatagatatccacaagtacactcaacattctcacaaagattaaggtaaacaaacttaatctctacaaagaaAACACTTTTCAAAATAACATTATGTTTACAAATTTCCACATGGAAGAGGTGAaatttccaaaggccttggcaaggtatttgtAGGTAAAGAAATCGTCCAGGGCCAGCTCTATCTGAGATCTTGTAATCAATACAAGAATATTTTCCAATTTCTTTGATTTAGAAAATCTGCCAGCCAGATTAATTCtatgtcgacagaaaaggaaagtGTTGAGTCAGCAGCGACATCGGACTTATTTGAcaaaacgaacatggtcatttcttttgaccatgttcattttcgaaaaCCTCCTTATTCCTGAAtgaacataatccctgaaaatattctcacaagataatttaaatacaatattttacCAATAAAGATTGATTGTGATAAATAATGTAAAAATTGTATTCACACTAAATAAGATTTTTCACACTAAAAACCAgctgaattatgtgataattatttaaagttatgttgcTGATTTTTctcaaattaaaatattttgtctaaaacaAATTAGCCAATAAGGGTTTTTACATACCCAAATGTTCAAGTAGATAAACACAAAAATGATGGTCTAGAATGTAGTTATAATAGGCATCCCACaagttttcaagaaattttgaacaATTTCCGGTGCCAAAATCACAATTCAAACAATTAGGTGCACGACTACCTATTTTTTTTATACGCATATATAATAGATTGTTTGAACTTTAATTttagcactgtaaattattctgaATTTCTTGATCAAAAACTGGTAGAATGTTTGTTATAACTACAATTTgcatcatcatataaaaaaattgagattATAATTTCTCAAAGTAGTAAAAACATAGAAAAAACCTTACTAGTTAGGGTTAAAATGACACCCTTACTATAGATTTGCCCTCACTCTATATGTCCCCCTAATTAAAATGCAATAACTTTTTCTAATACCAACCAACTATGAGAATTACACTATTTACTCTTTgtttgccttttttttttcttactctcAAAAAAATGTACATGTATTCCAGAATTCATCATCAACAAAAGTAGAATTaaaggtggaatgatgtccattagATTTGTAAGAATCAAGGTAgagtttatatatatttatatatatatatattaattcctATATAACAGAATTTTTGGTCACTAGACAGAGAGTAGTGTCTTATAATTATTGATCTGGTATCTCATCTCCtaagaagaattttttttattgtttatttttaaatataaagaaGAATTTTAGGGGTTTTGTTGAGAGCTTTGAACATTGGTAAAACTAGCGTGTACAAATTCTTTAAAGAgatctattaaaaaaaattaagacatTCTTCCATAGGTTTTTTTAGAGTATTTAAGCTAAACTGGAAGAAAATCATTTTTCTTTACCgaactaaaataatttttttttgtgttagAAGTAAATCATTTTTGAACTGAGCTAGAATAAACATTTTTGTGTTGATTGTGTTGTTTTAGTGCGCTCTTTGTTTTGGGACTATACATGAGTTATGATAATTTATATTCGGATGTGGGGTTGTAAAGTTTGCGTGGATCTTTGGAGCACTCCCAAACGAAAATATACAACTCAAATTTATCGTAAAGTTTTCTCTATCTCTTTCTTAGACAATTCTTTCATCCGTACCCTGTAGTAGTAACCGTGTGGGATCATGTACTTTATGATTGACCAATTCTTGTTTTAATATTACAGCAGCTTTTTAGAATGGGCCACTTCCTTTACTTTACATTCTTGGAAGGTAGCTTCTGGAAAAAGAGAGGGAATCAACTTGGAACGTAACTCGATACAAGCTAGCTAGTACAGCTTTTAATTCACAAAGACCAAAGTCAAGAGCTCTTTACTCTCTTGTCTATAAATACACCACTACAACCACGTCATGTTCCACAAAACCAACCGATTCAATCTCCACAACAACACTCTCCCCCTCACGCACTCACTCTTCCAAACAACGAAAGAAGATTTCATCTCTTCTTATAGAACAAAAAAATCATCGTCGTCCTCTTACTCATCATGAAGGTATAGATTAAGTTAAAAATATATACTGATTATCAAATAAATTCCAACTTGTTTTGTTAAGATCATGTTTCTGATTTCATCCTTCATTAATTTGTGCAGCTAAAGGTGGTCATCAAGGTCGCACTGGATGACCAGAAGTGCCGCACAAAAGCCATTAAGACTGCAGTTGGAGTTAATGGTAAGAACCAACTttataaaacacaaaaatatcaagtatttactaaaagaaagaaactaaagTAGTGATGAATAATATTGCTCTAATTATTTGATGCGCAGGAGTAACACAAGCATCACTTCAGCAGGAGAAGAGCCAAATAGAGGTTACGGGAGACGACATCGACGTGGTTTTGCTGACCACTCTGCTCCGAAAGAGCTTGAAGCACGCAGAAGTGGTGAGCGTGAGTCCCATtgagaagaaggaagaagacaacAAAACTGAAGTTGCTCAGCTCCTTTGGCATCCTTACGTGACCACAGAATCTTATTACCAAATGCCAGAGCCTGGATACGTGTCGTACAACCATGCCTACCACTACCAGCAACCCTCCTCTTgctccattatgtaatttttttctgACAGATAATCTAAAGAGAAAACTTCTCTCGCTGTTTGATCTAatccctctcttcttctttttcttttttaatcagTCATTAGAGCTTCTACTCTTTTTTTAATTCTGTAATTTTTTCCTCTGAGAGCGATCCAAAGAGAGAAGGGTGAAAAGGGTCGTGCTTGCTTAGTTATTATATAATGTATCTATACCTCTGGAGACTGAAGATGGACTTGTTAAAATTAACACAGGCTAATTATGCTTTTTGAACTATGTTCctctcctcctcctcttcttcttttaaAGGGAACAGGTATTTTAGTGTTTGTAGCAAGAGTTGTATTTCATATGGAGTTTTTATAAATTTGGAGATCAAATGGTAATTACCGCATATTCTGACATGATATGATTTGGTTGTTATTTTTAAGAGACATGATATTTCTAAAGAGGTTATTAAATACAAAAGAAATTCGGCTCAACTGTTTTGGCTATAAGCCTTGTATAATGAAGCCTCTTTTCTATTGAAAAAAGGTACAAAAGAAATCCATAAATGAATCTTTTATAAATTAATATGTGGAGATTAATTCCCCAAACCAGATCCATGTCAGCAAACCGAGCCAATCTTGATTTATTCTCTTAAGTTCAAGAACTTTCCTttattggatagtagttaagttGACTATTTAGAGAGCTTACTATTTTATGTAAGTCTCATCCAATTTATAACATTCGAATTTACTCATTTTACAAGTCTTTAGGAGATTACATACCAGAAAGAGGATCAAGTTGTGAGAAGAGTTCTTGTGCGTGAGATCATATTGAGAATTTGTTTTAGGATGCTCTCATACTTTATGAAGAGTTTTTCTATTGTGAGCTTGTGAGATTGATCTTTCACTTTATTGGAGTGTAACTCTATTTTGATTTCGAGTGAAGTGATCAAGATGATTCACTAACTGGATGTAACCTATTAAAAGACGAAATAatagtataattttttaattgCAACATTCATCCTGATTAGTAAAGTTTAGGTAACAAAACTAGTGGGAAAATGTCCACTTTCCTATTTGTGTAGTTGACTAAAGCATTCCATATTTTGTGCGAATCTTACTCTAATTGTGCAAATATGTAATTTATATTGTGGTCGGTCAAGCTCACGCTAGAGTAGTGATATACTTCCCTTGAGTTGTGCCTGCTTGTCGTCGTCGGGTGATTTTGGAACTACATTTGTGCTTCTAGCTCTTTCCTACAACTCTATTTATGCCGGAA
It encodes the following:
- the LOC133818314 gene encoding heavy metal-associated isoprenylated plant protein 16-like; protein product: MKLKVVIKVALDDQKCRTKAIKTAVGVNGVTQASLQQEKSQIEVTGDDIDVVLLTTLLRKSLKHAEVVSVSPIEKKEEDNKTEVAQLLWHPYVTTESYYQMPEPGYVSYNHAYHYQQPSSCSIM